Part of the Labrenzia sp. PHM005 genome is shown below.
ACGCAAATCTGCCCGATGGCAGAACCGGGGTGGATATTGCTTGTCAGGACAGTGTGATCGCCGCTGTTGAGGCGGGCATCACGGCAGATGCCGGCAAGGTGATTGATGCTGGCGGAAAACTGGTCTCTCCGCCGTTTGTCGACAGTCATTTTCATATGGATGCCACTCTTTCGCTTGGCCTGCCGCGCATGAACCAGAGCGGCACCCTGTTGGAAGGCATTGCGCTTTGGGGGGAGCTGAAGGAAATCCTGACTGTTGAGGCTGTGGTTGAGCGGGCGTTGAAGTATTGTGACCTCGCTGTCTCTCAAGGCCTTCTCGCGATCCGCACCCACGTGGATGTCTGTGATGACAAACTCACGGGTGTGCAGGGGCTTCTGGAAGTCCGTGAGAAGGTAAAGGATTACATCGATCTGCAGCTTGTCGCCTTTCCGCAGGACGGCCTGTTCCGCTCACCGAACGCAGAAAAGAACCTTCTGAAAGCGCTCGATATGGGTGTCGATATTGTCGGAGGTATCCCACATTTTGAGCGCACCATGGACGATGGTGCGAAATCCGTCCGCCGCCTGTGCGAGATCGCAGCTGAACGCGGCCTGATGGTCGACATGCACTGCGATGAGACCGACGATCCGATGTCGCGGCATATTGAGACCCTTGCCTATGAGACTCAACGTTTGGGGCTGCAGGGACGGGTGGCCGGATCCCATCTGACCTCGATGCATTCCATGGACAATTATTATGTGTCCAAGCTTCTGCCGCTCATTGCAGAAGCGGAAGTTCATGCAATCGCCAATCCCCTGATCAATATCACCCTTCAAGGGCGTCACGACACCTATCCGAAACGGCGGGGTCAGACCCGCGTCCCGGAAATGCGGTCCTACGGCATCAATGTCGCCTTCGGCCATGACTGTGTGATGGATCCCTGGTACTCCATGGGTTCCGGCGACATGCTGGAAGTCGCCAGTATGGGGCTGCATGTGGCCCAGATGACCAGCCGGGAGGCGATCCGTTATTGTTTTGAATGTGTTACCAGTCACCCGGCAAAAGCCATGGGTCTTGAGGGCTATGGTCTTGAAGTAGGCTGCAAGGCGGACTTCGTTTTGCTGCAGGCTCGAGACACTATCGAAGCGATCCGACTGAAAGCCAACCGGCTCGCCGTGGTGAAATCCGGCAAGGTGATTGCGACGGCTGAACCTCGGCAAACGCAACTGGCGATCGATGGCCGTCCCGCTGTGGTTGACCCAGCAGATTATGCTCCAACGGGAAACTGAGACCTTTCGGTAAGATCCACTGCCAATTAGGGATGATAAATTTACGTGCCTTGACTCCAAGGGGCACATCCGATGCCATTGGTCAGTTTGATTCCAAAACCGAGGTGGCGCGATGAGACTGTTGGTCAAGGTGAGCGGTGAAGCACTGGCCGAAGGTTCCAGTGGTGTGTTTTCCGACGACGCGATTTCCCGTGTCACTGAATATCTGGTGTCTCTGGCGCGCAATGGCCATGAAGTAGTGGTCGTTGTTGGCGGTGGCAATATCTTTCGCGGCACCACCTCCTCCGATTGGAACATTGAGAGGGTCGAAGCCGACAATGTCGGCATGCTCGGCACCATTGCCAACGGCATTTTGCTGCGCGCCAAGATCGAGGCAACTTCGGATGTTGAAGTCCGCTTGATGTCGGCCGTTGATATTCCAGCGATCGGCGAGAAATACATCCGCCGGCGGGCCTTGCGCCATCTTGAGCGCGGCCGCCTTGTGCTCTTGAGCGGCGGCATTGGTCAACCCTATGTGACGACCGATTATCCGTCCGTTCAGCGGGCGGTCGAACTTGATTGCAACAGCGTGCTGTGCCTGAAAAACGGCATCGACGGGGTCTATGACAGTGATCCCAAACTCAATGCCGATGCCCGCCGGTACAAGACACTTTCAATCGAAACCGCAATCACCAATTCGCTTGGTTTCATGGACCGGTCTGCGCTTGTTTTGGCCAAACAGCACGATGTCCACATCCACGTCATCGGTGTTGATTCCGGCACATCTGTCTTGGAGGCGGTGAACAGCGATACGGTCGGCACCCGCGTCTCCCGCGATGCCGAAAGCGCGTTCTACTGACAAATAAGCGTTGGCGCGATACTGGGAATCTTTGTCATTCCGGCGCGCTTTTATCGTCATAAGTTTCAAGGTGCTTGGCGACAATATCCATAAAGCTGCGGCTGATTTGTGAGACCGGTTTGTGTTTTGGGTAAAGCGCCTGATAGCTGTATTGGATCTTCGGTGAAAATGGTCGGACAATTACGCGGTTCTGCTGTTCGAGATGCGCTGCTGTGATCGGATCTATCAGGCCGACCCCGGCACCACTTGCCACCAGCTGGCCCACCGCGACCGAGAGCTGGGTTTCGACTTGAAGTTTGCGTTCAACATCGGCCGCATGAAAAACCGCATCGATTTTCTGGCGGATCGGATAGCCGGCACCGAGTGAAATGAACGGCTCGTTTTCCATGTCAGAGGGTTTGAGGCTGTCTTTACCAGCTAGGGAATGGCCGATCGGCAAAATCGCTACCAGCGGTGCCGTCAAGAGCACTTCAGATGTTACGCCAGGGTGTTTGACACTGATCTCTGCAAATCCCAGATCGTATTGCTGAGTAGCGATGCAGTCCGCGACCTTTTGTGAGCTGCGGATCTGCAAGGCGACAGAAATATCCGGCCGCTCCTTACAAAAACTTCCAATTATTGATGGCAAGAATTCCAGGGCCATCGCGGGCATGCCTGCGATATGAAGTGTGCCGCGCCGGTAGGTTCCAATCTCACGCGCAGCCTCTGCGATTGTCTCAAGGCCAATAAAGGAACGCTCGACTTCTTCGAAGAGCGCCTGTGCTTCTGGAGTCGGCGTGAGCCGGTTTTTTACTCGTGAAAACAAGGGGTAACCGACTTGATGTTCTAGGTCGGATAGGAGCCGGCTTGCTGCGGGTTGGGTGATGTGGATCCGTTTGGCGGCCTCGGTCACGCTGCTGGTTTCGATCATTGCCCGGAAGGCTTCGAGTTGGCGGTGATTCAAGCGCATAGGATCGTCCAGATTTTCATATCATAACATTTATGCATGATATTCTAAAAAATTGGAACTTGATATATGGAATGCCGTTCGGCATCACAGGTCACGTCAATAAAGAAGAGGGGAACCCGCATGCGTGCCTTGCTGACCACTGCCGCTGCTGCGCTGGCCGTATCTGCCACATTTGCTCAAGCAGAAGAAAAAACCGTTTATCTCGCCGCCTATGGCGGATCCACTGAAGCTTTGTTCAAGGATGTCATCATCCCGCGCTGGCAGGAGAAGACTGGCGCCAAAGTCGTTTATGTGTCCGGTAACTCCACTGACACTCTGGCAAAGCTGCGCGCACAAGAAGGTGCACAGGAAATTGACATCGCCTTCATCGATGACGGTCCGATGACCCAAGCCATCAATTTCGGATACTGCGACACAGTCGACCCTGAGACCTTTAGTGGACTTTACGACGCAGCGCGCATGCCGGAAGGCAAGGCTGTGGGTGTCGGTATCGTCGCAACCGGCCTTGCCTACAACAAAGAGATGTTTGAAGAAAAAGGTTGGAATGCGCCAACATCCTGGGCGGATCTTGCCGATCCAAAGTTTAAAGGAATGATCGCTATTCCGCCGATCACCAACGGTTATGGCCTGCTTGCCCTCATCATGGCAGCCAAGCTGAACGGTGGCGGCGAAACGAACATCGAGCCTGGTTTCAAGATGTTTGAAGACAAGATCGGCGATAATGTACTCGTTTATGAGCCGTCTTCCGGCAAGATGTCCGAGCTCTTCCAAAATGGAGAAATCGCGATGTCCGTTTGGGGCAGTGGCCGCTTGAAGTCTCTCGCTGACACCGGTTTTCCGGGGGCGTTTGCCTACCCGGATGAAGGTGCTGTCAATCTCCTGATCGGGGCGTGCCCGGTTGTGGATTCCGATGTGCCGGAACTCGCGCAGGACTTCTTGAAGTTTATGGTTTCAGCGGAAATGCAGCGCTATTTTGCTGTTGAGAAAGGCTGGGGCCCGGTCAACCGGAACACCGAACTTTCCGACGAAGAGATTGGTGCATTGCCGGTCGGTCCTGGACGTGTCGATAAGCTTGTCACAATCGACTACACCGTCGTCAACAAAGAGCGCGGTGCCTGGACCCAGCAGTGGACCCGTCGTATCGAAAACTGATCGGCCTTCCCTTTGGAGACGCGCGCTTGCGCGTCTTCGCACTTTTACC
Proteins encoded:
- a CDS encoding uridine monophosphate kinase produces the protein MRLLVKVSGEALAEGSSGVFSDDAISRVTEYLVSLARNGHEVVVVVGGGNIFRGTTSSDWNIERVEADNVGMLGTIANGILLRAKIEATSDVEVRLMSAVDIPAIGEKYIRRRALRHLERGRLVLLSGGIGQPYVTTDYPSVQRAVELDCNSVLCLKNGIDGVYDSDPKLNADARRYKTLSIETAITNSLGFMDRSALVLAKQHDVHIHVIGVDSGTSVLEAVNSDTVGTRVSRDAESAFY
- a CDS encoding amidohydrolase family protein; the protein is MSFDLLIKNANLPDGRTGVDIACQDSVIAAVEAGITADAGKVIDAGGKLVSPPFVDSHFHMDATLSLGLPRMNQSGTLLEGIALWGELKEILTVEAVVERALKYCDLAVSQGLLAIRTHVDVCDDKLTGVQGLLEVREKVKDYIDLQLVAFPQDGLFRSPNAEKNLLKALDMGVDIVGGIPHFERTMDDGAKSVRRLCEIAAERGLMVDMHCDETDDPMSRHIETLAYETQRLGLQGRVAGSHLTSMHSMDNYYVSKLLPLIAEAEVHAIANPLINITLQGRHDTYPKRRGQTRVPEMRSYGINVAFGHDCVMDPWYSMGSGDMLEVASMGLHVAQMTSREAIRYCFECVTSHPAKAMGLEGYGLEVGCKADFVLLQARDTIEAIRLKANRLAVVKSGKVIATAEPRQTQLAIDGRPAVVDPADYAPTGN
- a CDS encoding LysR substrate-binding domain-containing protein, with amino-acid sequence MRLNHRQLEAFRAMIETSSVTEAAKRIHITQPAASRLLSDLEHQVGYPLFSRVKNRLTPTPEAQALFEEVERSFIGLETIAEAAREIGTYRRGTLHIAGMPAMALEFLPSIIGSFCKERPDISVALQIRSSQKVADCIATQQYDLGFAEISVKHPGVTSEVLLTAPLVAILPIGHSLAGKDSLKPSDMENEPFISLGAGYPIRQKIDAVFHAADVERKLQVETQLSVAVGQLVASGAGVGLIDPITAAHLEQQNRVIVRPFSPKIQYSYQALYPKHKPVSQISRSFMDIVAKHLETYDDKSAPE
- a CDS encoding ABC transporter substrate-binding protein, whose protein sequence is MRALLTTAAAALAVSATFAQAEEKTVYLAAYGGSTEALFKDVIIPRWQEKTGAKVVYVSGNSTDTLAKLRAQEGAQEIDIAFIDDGPMTQAINFGYCDTVDPETFSGLYDAARMPEGKAVGVGIVATGLAYNKEMFEEKGWNAPTSWADLADPKFKGMIAIPPITNGYGLLALIMAAKLNGGGETNIEPGFKMFEDKIGDNVLVYEPSSGKMSELFQNGEIAMSVWGSGRLKSLADTGFPGAFAYPDEGAVNLLIGACPVVDSDVPELAQDFLKFMVSAEMQRYFAVEKGWGPVNRNTELSDEEIGALPVGPGRVDKLVTIDYTVVNKERGAWTQQWTRRIEN